From a region of the Streptomyces caniferus genome:
- a CDS encoding methyltransferase domain-containing protein, which produces MDQAGDRPAEEEVGGGAMSSPGRLLEILRNKGVLTPEWTPAVAAVDRAHFVPDTFEVGDRTVSRAADEAEWRRMVYADLPLITQHNDGRAVAGQIAVPTCSTSMPSLMLAMAASVRDGDAVLEIGTGTGYHAAWLAHRLGEDRTTSIETDKALHDIARDNLARAGLHPHLVCGDGLAGVPGRAPFDRTLATCTVRDIPYAWVAQTAPGGTILTPWGSSFHSYSFATLTVRDGRATGRFSGRPAFMWARQQRRSYGRIRDWYHGEEGERATTALDPRVLEEDPDARFAVGLKVRDAWPLLCPADDGSDEATYWLFDDARSSWATVEYVPGRDTYETEQHGPRRLWDEVEAAYRAWTAEGAPTRDRYRITVTPEGQTVSL; this is translated from the coding sequence GTGGACCAAGCCGGTGACCGCCCCGCCGAAGAAGAAGTAGGGGGCGGCGCGATGTCCTCGCCGGGCCGGCTGCTGGAAATCCTCCGCAACAAGGGCGTGCTGACGCCGGAATGGACGCCGGCCGTCGCCGCGGTCGACCGCGCGCATTTCGTGCCGGACACCTTCGAGGTGGGCGACCGCACCGTCTCCCGCGCCGCCGACGAGGCGGAGTGGCGGCGGATGGTCTATGCCGACCTGCCGCTGATCACCCAGCACAACGACGGCCGGGCCGTGGCGGGCCAGATCGCCGTTCCGACGTGCTCGACGTCCATGCCCTCCCTGATGCTGGCCATGGCCGCGAGCGTCCGGGACGGCGATGCCGTATTGGAGATCGGCACCGGCACCGGCTATCACGCCGCCTGGCTCGCGCACCGGCTCGGCGAGGACCGTACGACCAGCATCGAGACCGACAAGGCGCTCCACGACATCGCCCGGGACAACCTGGCCCGGGCCGGCCTGCACCCCCACCTGGTCTGCGGCGACGGCCTGGCCGGGGTCCCCGGGCGGGCGCCCTTCGACCGGACCCTCGCCACCTGCACGGTCCGCGACATCCCGTACGCCTGGGTGGCACAGACCGCGCCGGGCGGCACGATCCTCACCCCGTGGGGCTCGTCGTTCCACTCCTACTCGTTCGCCACCCTGACCGTCCGCGACGGCCGGGCCACCGGCCGCTTCTCCGGCCGCCCGGCTTTCATGTGGGCCCGCCAGCAGCGCCGCTCCTACGGCCGCATCCGCGACTGGTACCACGGCGAGGAGGGCGAGCGGGCGACGACCGCCCTCGACCCCCGGGTGCTGGAGGAGGATCCCGACGCCCGTTTCGCCGTCGGCCTGAAGGTGCGGGACGCCTGGCCGCTGCTGTGCCCCGCCGACGACGGCAGCGACGAGGCCACGTACTGGCTCTTCGACGACGCCCGCAGCTCCTGGGCCACCGTCGAATACGTCCCGGGCCGCGACACCTACGAGACCGAACAGCACGGCCCGCGCCGCCTGTGGGACGAGGTCGAAGCCGCCTACCGCGCCTGGACCGCCGAGGGCGCCCCCACCCGCGACCGCTACCGCATCACGGTCACCCCCGAAGGCCAGACCGTCTCCCTGTGA